From the genome of Deltaproteobacteria bacterium, one region includes:
- a CDS encoding winged helix-turn-helix transcriptional regulator — translation MVHLDRVTQARDEVIPEREVNRLAQTFKVLGDPTRLKITLALQGGDMCVCDLAAFLRTSESAVSHQLRHLKNLNLVKNRRDGQVLYYSLDDDHVADLFKIGLSHVRE, via the coding sequence ATGGTTCACCTGGACCGGGTTACCCAGGCCCGGGATGAAGTTATCCCGGAAAGAGAGGTCAACCGGCTGGCCCAGACCTTCAAGGTCCTGGGCGACCCGACGCGGCTCAAAATCACCCTGGCTCTTCAGGGCGGGGATATGTGTGTCTGTGACCTGGCGGCGTTCTTGAGAACAAGCGAGTCGGCTGTGTCTCACCAGCTCAGACACCTCAAGAATTTGAACTTGGTTAAAAACCGACGTGACGGTCAGGTCCTTTACTACTCTCTGGATGATGATCATGTGGCCGATTTGTTCAAGATTGGCCTGAGCCATGTTCGTGAATAG
- a CDS encoding methyltransferase domain-containing protein, which yields MKPKHTPESILGITWGVQSARLLLSGAELDIFTLLAPAPLSAEEIAEKVNGNLRAVTVFLDALTALGFLIKKDGRYQTEPSAAPLLSSVEPNSVLPMVLHGAQLWQTWSRLTDIVRDADPDQKKGRPGRDMEGLKAFIGSMHLIGLRSAPKVVAGIDPGQAKALIDVGGGSGIYTLAFLQAVPNMKATLFDLPPVIEMARERVEQAGMLDRVTLVPGNFYEDELPSGHDLALVSAIIHQNSLDQNQDLFHKVFRSLDPEGRIVIRDHVMSADRTQPVDGALFAVNMLVNTRGGGTWTFDEIEARLTEAGFVRVKQLQAEGMFSLVEAFKP from the coding sequence ATGAAACCGAAACACACTCCTGAGTCCATTTTAGGTATAACCTGGGGCGTCCAGTCGGCCCGATTGCTTCTCTCCGGAGCCGAGTTGGACATCTTTACTCTGCTTGCCCCTGCCCCGCTGTCCGCCGAAGAAATCGCAGAAAAAGTAAATGGCAATTTACGGGCCGTAACCGTCTTTCTTGACGCCCTGACGGCCCTCGGCTTCCTGATCAAGAAGGATGGGCGTTACCAGACCGAACCTTCGGCCGCGCCTCTTCTTTCGTCCGTTGAACCGAATTCAGTTCTGCCCATGGTCCTGCACGGGGCACAGCTCTGGCAAACATGGTCCCGGCTGACCGACATCGTGCGCGATGCGGACCCTGACCAGAAAAAAGGCAGACCTGGAAGGGATATGGAAGGGCTGAAGGCCTTCATCGGGTCCATGCATCTGATTGGATTGCGCAGCGCCCCAAAGGTCGTGGCCGGGATTGACCCCGGACAGGCCAAGGCCCTGATTGACGTGGGCGGCGGCTCTGGGATATACACTCTGGCCTTCCTCCAGGCCGTTCCTAACATGAAAGCCACCCTGTTCGATCTGCCGCCGGTCATCGAGATGGCTCGCGAGCGTGTGGAGCAGGCCGGGATGCTGGACAGAGTTACGCTGGTTCCCGGGAACTTTTATGAAGACGAGCTACCTTCCGGGCATGACCTGGCCCTTGTCTCAGCCATCATTCATCAGAACAGCCTTGACCAGAACCAGGACCTCTTTCACAAGGTCTTTCGATCTCTGGACCCCGAAGGCCGCATCGTGATCCGGGATCATGTCATGAGCGCCGATCGGACCCAGCCCGTTGACGGAGCGCTCTTTGCGGTCAACATGCTGGTGAACACGCGCGGAGGCGGTACCTGGACCTTTGACGAGATTGAGGCCAGGTTGACCGAGGCTGGATTCGTCCGGGTGAAGCAGCTCCAGGCCGAAGGCATGTTCTCCCTGGTCGAGGCTTTCAAACCTTAA
- a CDS encoding FAD-dependent oxidoreductase produces the protein MKLFTPIQIGPLRLKNRVVMPAMHLNYTPEAYVTDRLIHFYAERAAGGVSLIIAGGCAVDEVSGGRFMIGINQDEFIPGLARLAERVHDQGALIAAQLYHAGRYAHSALIGQQSISPSPVRSTFTREIPREMTQEDIKNVIQRYADATGRAREAGMDAVEILGAAGYLIPQFLSPITNLRQDEYGGSLENRMRFGLEVADSVIEAAGPDMAVIFRLAGNDFMPGSNTNAEAAQFAATLEATGIDCFNVTGGWHETRVPQLPMDLPRGGFAYLAQGIIKKVSLPVMACNRINHPDVAERILRQGRADLVGVARGMIADPKWVNKAQAGKADQISLCIGCNQGCFDSVFTGQPIRCLVNPRAGEEERFQIKPSEEKKDILVAGGGPAGLTFARTAAEQGHRVTLYEQADRLGGQIHLAAALRERQEFLSLITSLSAQAEAARVKIILGKAVDPELIAEENPDMVVIATGGRPKSATLPGADRPHVVQAWDVLAGRAEVGEKAVVIGGGAVGCEAALHLGRIGTLTPDELYFLFVNQAETTEVLNRLTTQGLKDITLLEMQNRIGNDIGRSMNWIVRQNLKRAGIKVRTGAKALEITATGVLMEKNKEVVTIPTDTVVLALGTDPVDDLYRAVKDKHPRVLLLGDASQPAKAYEAVHEAFIAALEV, from the coding sequence ATGAAACTGTTCACTCCGATCCAGATTGGACCGCTCAGGCTAAAAAATCGAGTGGTCATGCCGGCCATGCATCTGAATTACACCCCAGAGGCGTATGTCACCGATCGGCTGATTCATTTCTATGCCGAACGGGCTGCTGGTGGGGTGAGTCTGATAATCGCGGGCGGTTGTGCCGTGGATGAGGTCAGCGGCGGCCGATTTATGATTGGCATCAACCAGGACGAGTTCATCCCGGGCCTGGCCCGCCTGGCAGAGAGGGTTCATGATCAGGGGGCCCTGATTGCGGCTCAGCTTTACCATGCCGGCCGATACGCTCATTCCGCGCTCATCGGTCAGCAGTCAATCTCTCCTTCGCCTGTCCGTTCCACCTTTACGCGCGAGATACCCAGGGAGATGACCCAGGAGGATATCAAAAACGTCATCCAGCGTTATGCCGACGCTACAGGCCGGGCCAGAGAGGCCGGGATGGACGCGGTTGAAATATTAGGCGCAGCCGGCTACCTCATCCCTCAATTTCTCTCACCAATCACCAACCTTCGTCAGGACGAGTATGGTGGATCCCTGGAAAACCGGATGCGGTTCGGCCTTGAGGTGGCCGATTCTGTCATCGAGGCTGCCGGGCCAGACATGGCCGTGATCTTCCGCCTGGCCGGAAACGACTTCATGCCAGGTTCCAACACCAATGCCGAGGCGGCTCAATTTGCCGCAACCCTGGAAGCAACCGGGATTGATTGTTTCAATGTCACCGGCGGCTGGCATGAAACCAGGGTCCCTCAGCTTCCTATGGACCTGCCGCGAGGCGGATTCGCCTACCTGGCCCAAGGCATAATAAAAAAGGTGAGCCTGCCGGTCATGGCCTGCAACCGCATCAACCATCCGGACGTGGCTGAAAGAATCCTGAGGCAGGGGCGGGCCGACCTGGTCGGTGTCGCCAGAGGGATGATCGCCGATCCAAAATGGGTTAATAAGGCCCAGGCCGGAAAGGCGGATCAGATCAGCCTGTGCATCGGGTGCAACCAGGGCTGTTTCGATTCTGTTTTTACAGGTCAGCCGATTCGATGCCTGGTCAACCCCCGGGCCGGGGAGGAGGAAAGGTTTCAAATCAAACCGTCTGAGGAAAAAAAGGATATTTTGGTAGCCGGAGGCGGTCCGGCTGGCCTGACCTTTGCCCGGACCGCTGCTGAGCAGGGACACCGGGTAACTCTTTACGAGCAAGCCGACCGTCTGGGAGGTCAGATCCACCTGGCCGCCGCACTGAGGGAACGGCAGGAGTTTTTAAGCCTCATTACTTCTTTATCGGCTCAGGCCGAGGCCGCTAGGGTTAAAATCATTTTAGGGAAGGCCGTTGACCCTGAACTGATCGCTGAGGAAAATCCTGACATGGTCGTCATCGCCACCGGCGGGAGGCCCAAGTCTGCCACATTGCCCGGCGCTGACCGGCCGCATGTGGTTCAGGCCTGGGATGTTCTGGCTGGCCGGGCCGAGGTCGGAGAAAAGGCGGTCGTCATCGGCGGCGGGGCCGTGGGCTGTGAGGCGGCCCTTCACCTCGGCCGCATCGGGACCCTGACCCCGGATGAACTTTATTTTCTTTTCGTAAATCAGGCTGAAACCACAGAAGTCCTGAATCGGCTGACCACCCAGGGATTAAAGGACATTACCCTGCTGGAGATGCAAAATCGTATCGGAAACGATATCGGCCGGTCCATGAACTGGATCGTGCGCCAGAACCTCAAACGGGCCGGAATCAAGGTCAGGACAGGCGCCAAGGCTCTCGAAATCACCGCAACAGGAGTTCTAATGGAAAAAAATAAGGAAGTAGTGACCATTCCAACGGACACCGTTGTCCTGGCCCTGGGTACCGACCCGGTGGATGATCTCTACCGGGCCGTGAAAGACAAACACCCCCGGGTCCTTCTGCTAGGCGACGCCAGCCAGCCGGCCAAGGCCTACGAGGCCGTACACGAGGCCTTTATTGCTGCTTTGGAGGTATAA
- the smpB gene encoding SsrA-binding protein SmpB, with protein MAKIKGSGHKIICRNKRARFDYKINEVYEAGMVLTGTEVKSLRQGRANLTDSYARVIDGEVWMFNSHISPYPFAHHENHDPERRRKLLLHKREIKKLYGRTQEKGMTLIPLSIYFKDGKAKVDLGLAVGKQVYDKRQVIKKRMADREMARALRQGREEV; from the coding sequence ATGGCAAAAATCAAGGGGAGCGGTCATAAAATCATCTGCCGCAATAAACGCGCTCGCTTTGACTATAAGATCAATGAGGTTTATGAAGCGGGTATGGTTTTGACCGGCACCGAGGTCAAAAGCCTTCGGCAGGGTCGGGCCAACCTGACCGACAGCTATGCCCGCGTGATTGACGGTGAAGTATGGATGTTCAATTCCCATATCAGCCCTTATCCATTCGCCCATCACGAAAATCACGACCCGGAGCGCCGCCGCAAACTCCTCCTTCATAAACGGGAAATCAAAAAACTTTACGGCCGCACCCAGGAAAAAGGCATGACCCTGATTCCGCTGTCCATTTATTTCAAGGATGGAAAGGCCAAGGTTGATCTGGGTCTGGCCGTAGGGAAACAGGTCTATGACAAACGGCAGGTCATCAAGAAACGTATGGCCGACAGGGAGATGGCCCGTGCCTTACGCCAGGGGCGGGAAGAGGTTTGA
- a CDS encoding SO_0444 family Cu/Zn efflux transporter, which translates to MEFLFDILAATWHLFQEASIYVLFGILVGGLLKVFLSPSAVSLHLGQGRFSSVFKAAFLGVPIPLCSCGVLPAAASLKRQGANNGAVTAFLISTPESGVDSIAITYALLDPLMTVVRPVAAFCTAAIAGLAENLFGLERATGQVVSDLSCPVDNCCDGLDCPPEVHKRHHTFLQRIRAGLGFAFRELWSDMVGWFLAGMILAGFITVLVPPEIMTRFLGGGILSMLLMLAAGIPLYICATASTPIAAALILKGVSPGAALVFLLAGPATNVTSLTVLLGILGKRATAIYLATLAVAAVVFGLALDSLYNYLNLSPHALFGQATEIIPGWIKLGGVFILLVLSVKPVYLKIQSRLGQGHELSCSLESCSVADSPVECSPHGSHD; encoded by the coding sequence ATGGAATTTTTATTCGATATACTGGCCGCAACCTGGCATCTTTTTCAGGAGGCCTCGATTTATGTCCTGTTCGGTATCCTGGTGGGCGGCCTGCTTAAGGTTTTTCTGAGTCCGTCCGCTGTTTCCCTGCATCTGGGCCAAGGCCGCTTCTCTTCCGTATTCAAGGCTGCCTTTCTTGGAGTTCCCATTCCTCTTTGTTCGTGCGGCGTTTTACCAGCCGCAGCTTCACTCAAAAGGCAGGGGGCCAATAACGGCGCCGTTACGGCCTTTCTCATTTCCACGCCTGAGTCAGGAGTGGACTCCATCGCCATCACTTATGCCCTGCTCGATCCATTAATGACCGTGGTGCGGCCTGTGGCCGCTTTTTGCACGGCTGCCATAGCTGGCCTGGCGGAAAACCTTTTTGGTTTGGAAAGGGCGACCGGTCAGGTTGTTTCTGATCTTTCCTGCCCTGTTGACAACTGCTGCGACGGGCTCGATTGTCCGCCTGAGGTTCATAAACGGCATCATACCTTTTTGCAGAGAATTCGGGCCGGGCTGGGATTCGCTTTTAGAGAGTTGTGGAGCGACATGGTCGGCTGGTTTCTGGCCGGGATGATTCTAGCCGGATTCATCACCGTCCTTGTTCCGCCGGAAATTATGACACGTTTTCTCGGCGGCGGCATCCTTTCCATGCTGCTTATGCTGGCCGCGGGTATCCCTCTCTATATCTGCGCCACGGCTTCCACGCCCATCGCCGCCGCGCTCATTTTGAAGGGCGTCAGTCCAGGCGCAGCCCTGGTTTTTCTCCTGGCCGGGCCGGCGACGAACGTTACCTCGCTAACCGTGCTTTTGGGAATTCTCGGGAAAAGGGCCACCGCCATCTATCTGGCCACCTTAGCCGTGGCCGCCGTGGTCTTCGGGCTGGCCCTGGACAGCCTCTATAACTACCTGAATCTTTCCCCGCACGCCCTTTTCGGTCAGGCAACGGAAATAATTCCCGGGTGGATAAAGTTAGGCGGGGTCTTTATTTTGTTGGTCCTGTCGGTCAAACCGGTTTATTTGAAGATACAGTCAAGGCTTGGCCAGGGGCACGAACTCTCCTGTTCTTTGGAGTCTTGTTCGGTTGCCGATTCCCCTGTTGAATGTTCCCCCCATGGGAGTCATGATTGA
- a CDS encoding formylglycine-generating enzyme family protein, whose amino-acid sequence MNHSDRVRKQSFVMVKIPAGNFTMGSRVGHGEDDEFPERQVWVDEFLMARFPVTAAEWALFLNKVGNPDLSYFEPSEETTVTLIDGIYYPRRKCARHPANGISWQGAAAFCEWLSEETGKEFRLPFEAEWEKAARGAMEHMRYPWGNNPPNGLAQFHQQWVDPRHTLSPVDSYPPNPFGLHDMVGNVWEWCSDWYEPDYYQASPAQNPEGPETGQMKVMRGGSWRCLDVQVRCAIRLGEWPDSSSSGAGFRLARWP is encoded by the coding sequence ATGAATCATTCTGACCGGGTGAGAAAGCAATCATTTGTCATGGTTAAGATTCCAGCCGGAAATTTCACCATGGGCAGTAGAGTCGGCCACGGTGAGGATGATGAGTTTCCGGAGCGCCAGGTCTGGGTTGATGAATTCCTGATGGCCCGTTTTCCGGTCACTGCCGCTGAATGGGCTCTTTTCCTGAACAAGGTCGGCAATCCCGATTTATCCTATTTTGAGCCGTCTGAAGAGACGACAGTTACCCTGATTGACGGAATTTACTACCCCCGGCGTAAATGCGCCCGGCATCCGGCCAACGGAATAAGCTGGCAGGGTGCGGCGGCCTTTTGTGAATGGCTCTCAGAAGAGACAGGCAAAGAATTCCGGCTTCCGTTTGAGGCCGAGTGGGAAAAGGCTGCCCGGGGGGCCATGGAACACATGCGTTATCCGTGGGGTAACAACCCTCCCAATGGGCTGGCCCAGTTTCACCAACAATGGGTTGACCCCCGCCATACCCTCAGCCCGGTTGACTCCTACCCCCCTAATCCCTTTGGCTTACATGACATGGTCGGCAACGTCTGGGAATGGTGTAGCGACTGGTATGAACCTGACTACTATCAGGCCTCGCCAGCCCAGAATCCAGAGGGACCGGAAACCGGACAGATGAAAGTCATGCGGGGTGGATCATGGCGCTGTTTGGATGTCCAGGTGCGGTGCGCCATCAGGCTGGGCGAATGGCCTGACTCCAGCAGCTCCGGGGCTGGATTCCGGCTTGCCCGCTGGCCCTGA